The Centroberyx gerrardi isolate f3 chromosome 7, fCenGer3.hap1.cur.20231027, whole genome shotgun sequence genome contains a region encoding:
- the rprml gene encoding reprimo-like protein translates to MNVSLFEVTRGALFNGSQTLAGTLATYSGNATDNVVTGDGGGSLGLMQDERKLFIMRVVQIAVLCVLSLTVMFGIFFLGCNLMIKSESMINFLVKDRRPSKDVEAVMIGLS, encoded by the coding sequence ATGAACGTCTCTCTCTTCGAAGTGACCCGGGGCGCGCTGTTTAACGGGAGTCAGACCCTCGCCGGTACTCTGGCGACGTACTCCGGTAACGCCACCGACAACGTGGTGACCGGCGACGGCGGAGGCTCGCTGGGGCTGATGCAGGACGAGCGCAAACTCTTCATCATGCGTGTTGTGCAGATCGCGGTGCTGTGCGTGCTGTCGCTCACCGTCATGTTCGGTATATTCTTCCTCGGGTGCAACCTGATGATCAAATCGGAGAGTATGATTAACTTCCTGGTGAAGGACCGGAGACCCTCCAAAGACGTGGAGGCGGTCATGATCGGACTCAGCTAG